In a genomic window of Gloeothece verrucosa PCC 7822:
- a CDS encoding non-ribosomal peptide synthetase: MVQKYSEIKENTILNNEEFSTNNYSSLSFAQERIWFLEELEPHSTSHNLLQPFELKGKINQTALEKSLEEIIQRHEILRTIFILKDEKPVQVVIPAFSVEIPLIDISHLSKPEQEHQTQEIIAQELAEKFDLTSAPLLRLKLIRLSASEHLLFLTIHHIIFDGWSYNLFLKELEELYKAFVSQKSPNLPQLGIQYRDYAIKQKDESELKKLKPKMDYWKDHLKGNLPILQLPTNYTRLAERRYPSSRQPLQLSSSLTQKLKKISFEEKVTPFMTLLAALKSLLYRYTNQEDIIIGTPTAGRHRKDSRDLLGCFINTLALRTDLSGNPSFQEILRRVRKVSLGAFSNAEMPFEKLVEELKPERELTITPVFQVLFLFHNTPMLRLELPELTVTPLDIQRGTASFDLMVEIKENSEGLTVWFEYDPDLFAPDTMERMANHFETLLTGIVDNPSQPIIDLPLLTQTEQDQLLTEWNNTHKDYLLDQAIHQIVEAQVAKTPQATAVTFNQQSLTYQELNTRANQIAHYLQSLGIGSGSLVGLCLERSPEMIIGLLGILKAGAAYVPLDPAYPQDRLKYMLSNSQAEVLLTQSKFVSQLGEIDTKIVCLDKNSALISVAAKTNPISQVTPENLTYVIYTSGSTGQPKGVAMTQIALSNLIKWQLENTKVTSGGKTLQFAPISFDVSFQEIFSTLGSGGTLVLITDEIRRDSRALWSFLKKENINRLFLPFVALQQLAEIAQESDQVPQHLQEIITSGEQLQINPAITHLFQKLNNCSLYNQYGPSESHVVTSYKLPDSVEQWSPLPAIGRPIANSQIYLLDQKYQPVPIGIPGELYIGGVCLAQGYINRPDLTQQKFIEHTFSDGFKTRLYKTGDLARYLPDGNIEYLGRIDNQVKIRGFRIELGEIEALIAQYSDIKEAVVLAREDLAGNKRLVAYIIPHQQKENLIAELRRFLKETLPEYMLPSSFVILDAFPLTPSGKLDRRSLPDPEPIKNQVQESFVSPRNDLEKQLAAMWEQVLGLPSVSIKDNFFDIGGHSLIAVRLFAQIEKIFQIKLPLSTLFKAPTIEELAAIIEESGEVDPWDSLVLLKSGNPKKPALFLIHEADGKVVLYLNLANRLKTDQAVYGLRPHSQKEFPCLETRFKDMAAHYIEKIRTVQPKGPYFLGGLCAGGILAYEVAVQLQTLGETVSLVALIDAPDIQAALNRKINSKRLNRLSNIVSESQSLTIPNRVAFLFKEITKKVKNVIGYEISNRTKKLNNQLKIRLYRFYLENQLSVPSWLRNIGVRKILEFDAEYYIPSTFEGKVTLFRATQTITIDDPTIDDTPYVEISDEPVFGWDKRAKQGVIVYDIAGGHSSCLQEPYVKDLAQKLQNCLNATGANSNHV, from the coding sequence ATGGTACAAAAATATTCAGAAATCAAGGAAAATACAATTTTAAATAACGAAGAATTCTCTACAAATAATTATTCTTCTTTGTCTTTTGCACAAGAAAGAATTTGGTTTTTAGAAGAATTAGAGCCTCACAGTACAAGTCACAATCTTTTACAACCTTTTGAATTAAAAGGTAAAATAAACCAAACAGCTTTAGAAAAAAGTTTAGAAGAAATAATCCAACGGCATGAAATTCTCCGAACAATTTTTATTTTAAAAGATGAAAAACCCGTACAAGTAGTCATTCCAGCTTTTAGTGTAGAAATTCCTTTAATAGATATAAGTCATTTATCTAAACCAGAACAAGAACATCAGACTCAAGAAATTATCGCTCAAGAACTAGCCGAAAAATTTGATTTAACTAGCGCTCCTTTGTTGCGGCTGAAACTAATACGTTTATCGGCATCTGAACATTTATTATTTCTAACAATTCATCATATTATTTTTGACGGTTGGTCTTATAATCTCTTTCTCAAAGAATTAGAAGAATTATACAAGGCGTTTGTTAGCCAAAAAAGTCCTAATCTGCCGCAACTAGGAATTCAATACCGAGACTATGCCATCAAACAAAAAGATGAATCAGAACTCAAAAAACTCAAACCTAAGATGGACTATTGGAAAGACCATCTAAAAGGCAACCTTCCCATTCTTCAACTCCCCACAAATTATACCCGCCTTGCAGAAAGACGTTACCCCAGTAGTAGACAACCCCTACAATTGTCTAGCAGCTTGACTCAAAAACTGAAAAAGATCAGTTTTGAAGAAAAAGTCACTCCTTTTATGACTTTATTAGCGGCTTTAAAGAGTTTACTCTACCGTTATACAAATCAAGAAGACATAATAATTGGAACTCCCACAGCCGGCCGCCATCGCAAAGATAGCAGAGATTTACTCGGCTGCTTTATCAATACTTTAGCACTCCGGACAGACCTGTCTGGAAATCCCTCCTTTCAAGAAATATTAAGACGAGTTCGCAAAGTATCTTTAGGAGCTTTCAGCAACGCGGAAATGCCCTTTGAAAAACTCGTAGAAGAACTGAAACCCGAAAGAGAATTAACCATAACCCCCGTATTTCAGGTGTTATTCCTCTTTCATAATACTCCCATGCTACGGCTAGAATTGCCAGAATTAACAGTAACACCATTAGATATCCAAAGAGGAACCGCCTCGTTCGATTTAATGGTAGAAATAAAAGAAAACTCGGAAGGATTAACGGTTTGGTTTGAATATGACCCAGACTTGTTTGCGCCAGATACAATGGAACGGATGGCAAATCACTTCGAAACCCTCTTAACAGGAATCGTTGATAATCCAAGCCAGCCCATCATAGACTTACCTTTATTAACCCAAACCGAACAAGATCAGCTACTTACTGAATGGAATAATACCCACAAAGATTATCTTTTAGATCAGGCCATTCACCAAATTGTTGAAGCACAAGTAGCAAAAACACCCCAGGCAACAGCAGTAACCTTTAATCAACAGTCTCTCACTTATCAAGAATTAAATACTCGAGCCAATCAAATTGCTCATTACTTACAATCGTTGGGGATCGGTTCAGGGTCTTTAGTAGGATTGTGTCTTGAACGTTCGCCAGAAATGATTATAGGGCTATTAGGTATCCTCAAAGCCGGCGCGGCTTACGTACCACTAGATCCGGCCTATCCTCAAGACCGTCTCAAATATATGCTCTCTAATTCCCAAGCCGAGGTACTATTAACCCAAAGCAAATTCGTCAGCCAATTGGGTGAGATCGATACCAAAATTGTTTGTTTAGATAAAAACTCAGCATTAATTTCTGTAGCCGCTAAAACTAACCCCATTAGCCAAGTTACCCCAGAAAATCTCACTTATGTCATTTATACTTCAGGTTCCACAGGCCAACCTAAAGGAGTAGCCATGACACAGATTGCTTTAAGCAATTTAATTAAATGGCAACTAGAAAATACAAAAGTGACTTCAGGAGGAAAAACCCTACAATTTGCTCCCATCAGTTTTGATGTCTCTTTTCAAGAAATTTTTTCAACATTAGGTTCAGGAGGAACGCTAGTTTTAATTACCGATGAAATTCGGCGAGATTCAAGAGCTTTATGGAGCTTTTTGAAGAAAGAAAACATTAACAGATTATTCCTCCCCTTCGTCGCTTTGCAACAATTGGCAGAAATCGCCCAAGAATCCGATCAAGTTCCTCAACATTTACAAGAAATTATTACATCCGGGGAACAACTGCAAATTAACCCTGCCATTACTCATTTGTTCCAAAAGTTAAACAATTGTAGTTTATACAACCAGTACGGACCCTCAGAAAGTCATGTAGTTACCTCCTATAAACTCCCTGATTCAGTAGAACAATGGTCACCCCTTCCTGCTATTGGTCGTCCTATCGCCAATAGTCAAATCTATCTATTAGATCAAAAATACCAACCTGTGCCCATTGGCATTCCTGGAGAACTGTATATCGGCGGTGTATGTCTAGCTCAGGGCTATATTAACCGTCCAGATTTAACCCAGCAAAAGTTTATTGAGCATACCTTTAGTGACGGTTTTAAAACTCGTCTTTATAAAACTGGAGATTTAGCCCGTTATTTGCCAGATGGAAACATAGAATATTTAGGAAGAATCGATAATCAAGTCAAAATTCGAGGTTTCCGCATCGAATTAGGAGAAATAGAGGCACTGATTGCTCAATATTCAGACATCAAAGAAGCGGTTGTCTTAGCACGAGAAGACCTGGCCGGCAATAAGCGGCTAGTAGCTTATATTATTCCTCATCAACAAAAAGAGAATCTAATCGCTGAACTGCGTCGATTTTTGAAAGAAACACTACCGGAATATATGCTTCCGTCTAGTTTTGTTATTTTAGACGCATTCCCTTTAACCCCCAGTGGAAAACTCGATCGGCGCTCTTTACCCGATCCTGAACCAATCAAGAACCAAGTTCAAGAATCTTTTGTCTCTCCCCGCAATGATTTAGAAAAACAATTAGCGGCTATGTGGGAACAAGTATTAGGCCTGCCATCGGTGAGCATAAAAGATAACTTTTTCGACATAGGAGGACATTCTTTAATTGCGGTTCGTTTATTTGCCCAAATCGAGAAAATCTTCCAGATTAAGTTACCTTTATCCACTTTATTTAAAGCCCCAACCATTGAAGAACTAGCCGCCATTATTGAAGAATCAGGAGAAGTAGACCCTTGGGATTCTCTGGTGTTACTCAAGTCCGGTAATCCTAAAAAGCCAGCGTTGTTTTTAATACACGAAGCTGATGGAAAAGTTGTCTTATATCTGAACTTGGCCAATCGTTTAAAAACGGATCAAGCCGTGTATGGGTTACGCCCTCATAGCCAAAAAGAGTTTCCTTGTTTAGAAACCCGCTTCAAAGATATGGCGGCTCATTACATAGAAAAAATTCGCACGGTTCAACCAAAAGGACCTTACTTCCTCGGGGGTTTATGTGCAGGCGGCATTCTCGCTTATGAAGTAGCCGTACAACTTCAAACACTAGGAGAAACCGTGTCTCTAGTGGCTCTTATTGATGCACCTGATATTCAAGCGGCGCTCAATCGCAAAATTAACAGCAAGAGGTTGAATCGCCTTTCAAACATTGTAAGTGAAAGCCAATCTCTGACAATTCCCAATCGCGTAGCTTTTCTCTTTAAAGAAATTACCAAAAAAGTGAAAAACGTCATCGGTTATGAAATTAGCAACCGTACTAAAAAGCTCAATAACCAGTTAAAAATTCGCTTATATCGCTTTTATTTGGAGAATCAGCTTTCAGTTCCATCTTGGTTACGTAATATTGGTGTGCGTAAAATTTTAGAATTTGACGCTGAATACTATATTCCCTCAACATTTGAAGGTAAAGTAACCTTGTTCCGAGCAACACAAACCATTACAATCGATGATCCCACCATTGACGATACTCCTTATGTAGAAATTAGTGACGAACCCGTATTTGGCTGGGATAAACGAGCAAAACAAGGAGTTATTGTTTATGACATAGCGGGAGGCCATTCCAGTTGTCTTCAAGAGCCTTATGTAAAAGATCTAGCACAAAAGCTACAAAATTGTCTTAATGCCACAGGAGCAAACAGTAATCATGTCTAG
- a CDS encoding glycosyltransferase family 2 protein, translating into MSSHSNLVQVAIVNYRTPELTIDCLQSLVSEIGSLPGTKVVVVDNNSGDNSVEKIEEAITANGWQNWASVLASDYNGGYAYGNNLVIRSALTSANPPDYFMILNPDTQVRAGALKMLVDFLEEHPHAGIAGACVEGENGYAYQIAFRFPSILGEFERGLRLGIVSKLLSKWVVAQEMRDDEPTEVDWVSGGTMMIRRQVFESAGLMDEDYFLYYEETDFCLQAKRAGWSSWHIPYSRIMHIGGQSSGITAPGTPKRLPQYWFNSRRRYFLKNYGLLYSILADAAWLSGYTLWRLRRLIQSKPDSDPPYLLIDSFSNSVFLKGGTL; encoded by the coding sequence ATGTCTAGTCATTCTAACCTTGTGCAGGTAGCAATTGTTAACTATCGCACCCCTGAGTTAACAATTGATTGTTTACAGTCATTGGTAAGCGAAATTGGCTCTTTGCCAGGAACTAAAGTTGTTGTAGTTGACAACAATTCCGGCGATAATTCAGTAGAAAAAATTGAAGAGGCTATCACAGCCAATGGATGGCAAAATTGGGCTTCTGTTCTTGCTTCTGATTACAATGGAGGCTACGCTTACGGTAATAACTTAGTTATCAGATCAGCGCTAACATCGGCTAATCCTCCTGATTATTTTATGATTCTTAATCCAGATACTCAGGTGCGGGCTGGTGCTTTAAAAATGTTAGTGGACTTTCTTGAAGAACATCCTCACGCCGGAATTGCCGGAGCTTGCGTAGAAGGTGAAAATGGTTACGCTTACCAAATAGCTTTTCGATTTCCCAGTATATTAGGAGAATTCGAACGCGGATTACGTCTTGGAATCGTCAGTAAATTATTATCTAAGTGGGTAGTTGCTCAAGAAATGAGGGATGATGAACCCACTGAAGTTGACTGGGTCTCCGGTGGCACCATGATGATTCGTCGTCAAGTATTTGAATCAGCAGGGTTAATGGATGAAGACTATTTTCTTTATTATGAAGAGACGGATTTTTGCTTACAAGCAAAACGGGCGGGTTGGTCTTCTTGGCATATTCCCTATAGTCGGATCATGCACATCGGCGGCCAAAGTTCAGGCATAACCGCCCCCGGAACCCCTAAACGCCTCCCTCAATACTGGTTTAACTCCAGGCGCAGATATTTTCTCAAAAATTATGGATTACTCTACAGTATCCTAGCAGATGCCGCTTGGCTTTCAGGTTATACTTTGTGGCGATTAAGGCGGCTTATTCAGTCGAAACCAGATTCAGATCCACCCTATTTATTAATAGATAGTTTTAGCAATAGTGTTTTTCTAAAAGGAGGAACTTTATAA